The sequence below is a genomic window from Lolium perenne isolate Kyuss_39 chromosome 7, Kyuss_2.0, whole genome shotgun sequence.
TATGGccaaaatatgcgccaggtttgcgtctctatgAAAGCTGCACGGACGCATCGGTCGTCCGCCCGGTCCTCGCATGGGCCCGCCTAGCAGGGGCACAaatgcttcgtcttccgcggcattacttaCGGGCGGCACGCTGCAGCCTTTCTAGGGtcgcgttaatggcgtgcctcggcttccgtGAGCGTGCACAGCTGGGTGGCGTCACAGTGGCAGgacattgaaggcgagatggcgtccgagcctcttaaagggacgctgcTGGCGCCCTTTCCCCGACCACACCATTGCCAGAGCCCACACTATCCAGCCgaccgacgccatggggaagaaatgctggccgttccgcaagaccaagaacgaacacgaggctagcggctcgcggtccggcaagaagCCACGGGTTGAGAGGTACGTCCGCGTCGAGCTCGCGCGCCGCCTTtcggaggaaaaccggccggtaccatggccagACGCAAACCTTCCTAGAGGGGGTTGGTACCTCAACTCGAGGCGCGTGTCGGTTCCCCCCGTGCCGCGCAAGGGCCGAGAGCACCGGGACAAGGTGCGCCGCTGCCGAGCGATCTTGCCGCTGGATCTCCGGGAAGATCAGGTGTACGCgctcaactcctacaactgggtctctttcgggacgtgggagttcgacgcgcgccgccgcgctggctacctcggtgacgtcgactacttcgaccgcgagttcgccgcggaagaagaggagaacgacctggaggacgcggacgaggacgcGGACATGGcagactacgaccacgacgacggcgggccggcgtgggatccAGAGACCCAACCGCCGGACATtaccgaggaggaggccattgccatggcactggccaacatCGAGCTTGaagagctcaacgagctcgctttgtgggacgggctcgcaatccagctccgcgagtccacgctcgcgcaggggaggccggcgactcctccggccacgccgacgcgttccaatGACCGTGCTCTGGCTGCTGCTCCGGCCTGGGATCCGTGGCCACCTTCACCGCAGCCTCCTGCGCAGGCGACGACGTGGCCGCAGTTGTCGTAACCTGCcctacctcctccaccgccggcgtaccaGCTTCCATGGCTGACGCCGGAGTTCATCGACCTCATCAGCGATGACGACCAGTAGGTAGTACCTAGTTTTACCACGCCTTTATGGCCTTTTAtgttttttattaatgtaaattagagcatctccagtcgcgtcccccaaaccgtcccccaaaccgcgccggatcgagcgtttgggggacgtgttttgttcgtgccgactttgggggacgtcgctccccagtcgcgtcccccaaacgccgctcccaaacattaaaaataatttaaatagatagaataaaactctttactaatattcaaatcggttcaacataaacaaaatacatataaaacttcgaaaaaacataattaaattacatacaaattattttaaactactacttcttcttcgatgatggccccgcctcgtcgtcgtcgtcacggtggcgcttcctgctcgtcacctcttccgaagaggcggtgtcggccgacgcgtcggagtcctcctcgttgtcgccggtgctcgccggctgcgccttggccttggcggtattggccttcgcgtccgcctccgccttcgcacgggccaccgccgcctcctctgaTGACCCTTCTTCCTCCGCGTCCTCCTCCACGCACAGCCATTCCTCCACGCTGTCAACTGGCGGGAGGGAATCGTCATCGCTGCTGGGCGTCGGAGCTttctcccaccaatggcgccatccagcaggctttccctcgctggaggtgtcggacggAAGCTCGGAGATGTAGCACAtcgtcgctggaggtgtcggatgcGGCCGGTGAAGATCCAATAGCGCCGacgtacgggtcttattgagcgcggatgatcggcggcgcagaagtcgaaaagaccagcggttgctcttccgaggagtcccgactccattccggcggttgccgcgtcgtcgacgcggttgccaatgcgacggttccgcttcccggcaactgcaccgtcgctacgtaggcggcggctgagcttccgagccgctgacgcgtcgggcccgcgtcggttcgcctcgcttttcgttgtgtccggcgtgcccggagcgtcccctgtgggacggggatgggctcggggcgccggacaccgtatgggggcgctccggacaaaaatgggctttgggggacgcggctggaacgcatttttggcccagcgcgccccaaatccctttgggagacgctttgggggacgcgactggagatgctcttatgaatTTTATGAATGGAAAAAAAATTAGGCATCGTGCCGCTGGAGTCACCTCACGCAAACGtcccgttggagatgctcttacaccgTAGCATGACGTCAGAGACTGGCACACGGATATGGGCAGCAGCACCGTTTTGCAGCCGCCCACAAGACCAGAAAAGGCCGTCGCTGTCGCCGCCTCCACGTGGCATCACCACACCACCCCAGCTTCCCATCCCTTTCCCCAAGTAGCATTGCATCCCGCGCGAAGTAAAAGGAAATCATGCTGACGCCAACACGTCTTCACCATCCAGCCGTCTCGCTCTGCTCCCCGCGACCTCAACACCTCAAGTCCAGCTTCCAGCTCACCCCACCACGCGCCGCCCACTCGctctctccctccgccgccgaATCCTATATAAACATCTCGCTCGCCTCACTTCCTCTCCATCAACCCAAATTTCCACTCACCGTCACACCACCATTGCCGCGcacaacagcagcagcagctgatcaagaacaccactaagctcGCTCAAGATGGACCAGTACGGCGTGAGCTTCTACGGCGCCGGTGGCGACGACGTCGGCCAGTTCAGCGGCGAGTACGCGACGGTGACGTCGGCCCCGCCGAAGCGGCCGGCGGGGCGGACCAAGTTCCGGGAGACGCGGCACCCGGTGTACaagggcgtgcggcggcgcgggccgGCCGGCCGCTGGGTCTGCGAGGTGCGGGAGCCCAACAAGAAGTCCCGCATCTGGCTCGGCACCTTCGCCTCCCCCGAGGCCGCGGCCCGCGCCCACGACGTCGCCGCGCTGGCGCTGCGCGGCCGCGCGGCCTGCCTCAACTTCGCCGACTCCGCGGACCTGCTGACCGTCGACCCGGCCACGCTCCGCACGCCCGAGGACatccgcgccgccgccatcgcgctcGCCGAGGCCGCGTGCCCCGCCGCGCCGGCGTCTTCCGCGTCGTCGATGGCCGAGGCGTCCGCGCCGGCACCGGTGATGACGCACCAGGGGATGGGGATGGGGATGCAGGAGGCGGCCGCGGCGATGGCGCAGTACAACGACTACACGATGTACGGCAACATGGGGGACTTGGACCAGCATTCCTACTACTACGAGTACGACGGGATGggcggcgcgggcgcgggcgGCGAATGGCAGAGCAGCTCGCATATGGACGGAGTCGACGACGACGGCAGCGGCTACGGCGCCGGCGAGGTCACGCTGTGGAGCTACTGATCGATCGAGAGCGGCATTGAGTACGTCAGTGTAGGATAACGAAGAAGCAGAAACAGAGCTGGTCGGTTTTGAGGCTTGATTAGTTTGGAGCGCGGGAAGAGAGATATTTTCTGTAGTAGCCGTAAAGCAGAGGACACGCATGCAAAATGCATCGCcttgtctttctttcttttaaATTTATTTTTACTTTTATAGTAGGTATATTTTTTTCATttgccagaaaattttgtaacaTGTGGTGAAATTGAGGAATAAGAGACCAGCTCCTTTTTAACTGCACTTTGAAAATTTCTTCCTAATTAGTAGATACAGTAAAGCTTTTGCTTCGTTTCAAAAAATAACCTGCATTTAAATAAATTTGTGATATCAAACCTCTGGCATAACTTGGAGTAGGACAAAACAGGAGTTCATGGTTGGACGAGAGATGGATTTTGTTCCGTGGGCATAGGCGGACCCAACCGTCCCTAATCCCGAGCACGTGTCCGGGCTTCCAGCCGCGACGCAACCTATTTTGATGAATATTTTGATAAAAAATTGGCCAGGTTTAAAGCACATCTAGACTTGATGAAAATCTTAGGTCCGTCGCTATtaaggctggtgccaaccggGGCGGAAGGGGAGGCGGTATCGCCCGGCGGCGGGCGGGAGGCGGGCGGGAGTAGGGCGGGACGGGAGTGAGGGGCGACGGCGGGGGCGCCTGGCGGTATCGCCTGCTCCCGCCCGCCTACCGCCCGCGTTGGGGGCGAGAGCGAGGCGGGAGCGGGGCGAGAGGTGGGGCGGCGCGCTGGCAGAGGGGGGCGAGAGGCGGGGCGAGAGGGAAGGGTTGAGGTGGCGCGTTCTGATTGGTCGTTGGGGTAGCCGTTGAGGTAGCCGTTGCTGGTTCAAAAAATCCGAAAAAAACCCCAAAAATTCATCCCCACCCCCTATAATTAcccccatatggtttcactcatTCCACACCTCACTTCATCAGCTCCACTCTCCATTTCCACTCCTCTCAACGCCATGTCTTCGTATAGCAGCAGTTCGAGCGAGGGAGTGGAGGGTGATATGATCGAGCAGTTCCAGGAGGAGTATGAGGAGGAGATGCTCaacgaggaggtggtgccaagacgtcgacgccgccgagagttcatcaggcgtgatcgtctgggtgcccacgatcggctcttcgaggactacttcgccgacgactgCAACTATCCTCCGAGCTACTTTCGGTGAAGGTATCGGATGAGGCGCTCCCTTTTTCTGAGCATTGTGGATAGATTGGGTGAATACTCTCCGTATTTCACCCAAAGAGTTGATGCTCTCAACCGTGCTGGTTTTTCTCCCCTACAAAAGTGTACTGCGGCTTTGCGTCTGTTAGCTTATGGAGCCGCTGCAGATACGATAGATGAGTGGCTTaagttagctagacaaacttcatcAGATTGTCTAGATAGATTCTGTGAAGGCATCATTGAGTGTTACGGGGAACACTTTTGCCGTCGCCCAACTGTGGAGGATACTCAGCGGCTGTTAGCGAAAGCCGAGGAGCGTGGCTTTCCGGGCATGTTagggagcatcgattgcatgcattggcagtGGAGGAACTACCCAGTGGCTCATGCTGGTCAATTCACAAGGGGAGACATCAAACACCCTACCATAATCTTAGAAGCCGTTGCGTCGTATGATCGTTGGATCTGGCATGCCTTTTTTGGAGTGGCCGggtccaacaacgacatcaatgtACTCAACCAGTCGACGTTGTTCACTGATGTGCTTGGGGGAGAAGCACCCGTAGTGAACTTCACGGTGAATGGACACGAGTACCACTATGGTTACTACCTTGCCGACGGCATCTACCCCTCCTGACCGGTGTTCATGAAAGGTGTTACTCTTCCACAAAGTGAAAAGCATCGAGTGTTCACTTCTGGTCAATCAGCGCATCGCAAAGATGTGGAGTGTGCCTTTGGAGTGTTGAAGGCTAGATTCAACATTCTAGCAGTTCCGGGACGCTCCTACTCGAGGCGTACTCTTGGATtgatcatgcgtgcatgtgtcattctgcacaacatgatcatcgacgatGAGCGTGGTACAAATTTGGACAACATCTATGAGACAGTTGCTTCAAATGTTGGCCCTGCAATACACCACCATGCACCACCAAGCCTAGCAGCCAGGATTCAGATGGACACCGAAATGAGGGAGTCACCGATGTATACACAGCTCCAGCATGATTTGATTGAGCATGTGTGGGCTCATTCCtagattatgtaattttttcaaatttttatgtaatcttttcatatttttatgtattttttttatgatgtaatcggtaacaattttagttcaataaaataatttccttgcattatttatattgttgtaatgtgaaaaagaaatgctgatgttgaagagagagaaaagctgacgtggaggagagagaactaaagctggcactatagcctgtgcattggcaccgtggggtgagagtgaggaaaaaagctgacgtggcgggtgagagtgttgtggtgcattggcaccagcctaatggGTATAGAAGTTGAGTTTGAAAACCAAGCACCGGCTCGGTGGCTGAGCTCGCGCCCGCAGGTGGGCCGAAGCGAAAACAATAGCGTATAAATTTGTCGACGAAGAGGTCTTATcttctactccctccggttcatattaattgactctaatatggatgtgtcTAGacgcattttagttctagatacatccatattgaagtcaattaatatgaatcggagggagtactttttttGGACTGTAAGTCTTATCTTCTACTAACAACGTACatgaaaaaaaaaaagatagtCTGTGATATTTTATTGCAAGAATAATTGATCTCCCAGACTCTGACACCGGGTTCGGGGTTGAGCTGGACGTGGTAGAGTGGCGGCCGGTAGGTGCTGTCTGTTTGCTTCGAAGAGTCGGCGCACGCACGTGCAGGTGATCTAGTCGTGAGCCCAAGTAAGCAAGCAGTGTACCACTACTCTTAATTAGTAATTGCACACAAGTGTTACTTAGTTAATTATTTAGTGGCGCCGACCATAATCTCGCACGAGACAACGCGTTTGCGCGGGCGGCTCGGCCAACTGTCACGTGACGTACGGAATCAGTAGGATTCGGATTCGGTCGGTGAATCCATCTCCTGCACGTCGCTGGGCTGGATACGCCGGTCTCTAGATCGTGTTGAGTCGGAGTCACCGTCGGTGTAAAGAAAGAAAACCAGACGAGTTAAGTCTCGGTCACTCTCAAGTCTCAACGGCGAATATGATGATAGTACTCTTACACGTGTTGTTGTGCTTTTGGGCCAGCGATGGAGTCCAGGAAGCGATGCTTTCCCTCTCGATGTGACACGTGTATTTATTTTCCAGCCGATTCTCCAGAACAAAAGCGACAGGTTTTTGTTTAATTTCAGTGTTGGGAAAAGTCACGACAAAAAAATGGAAAAGCATCCACGGCACCAGTTTAGATTTGGCAAAGCTGCCAAAACGTGTTACAGTATATTAGTTTACAGAGTATACCTGATGAGTAAGGTTAACTATCATACAGTACTTTCTAAAGGATTTTTATTACAGGAAAGTAACTATCGGACCTGTTTACACTTACAAGTAAACGAACTGTTTTCAATTGTTACTGCCAGCCTAGAGGGTGTTGCAATAGGAAAAAACAATAGACAAACCATACACAAGATGAAGCAACAAACAGACCACGCTGTTCTAGTAGGAAACCATACTCTCGACAATTCTTCAGTTATTATCTGATGAAGCCATCTTCTTCTCCCAACTATCGCCGCTGCCACCACCAGTTGCTCCACCCCTGGCCTGTCCTGCTACATGGACTCTCCCACTTCTGCGTCCATTTTTTTCCTGATTCGACCACAATGTCAGACAGGCTAACATGTTACAGGCCACCCCTTTTTCCAGAGCTTCGTTACTGATGAAAGAAGAGAAGAGCATGCGTATGTGTACCAGATAAAGCTTCTTAGGTCTGATCATCGGCAGCCAGCTCCAGAAGATGTTCCGCCTCCCTGAGGAACAACCTCGTCAGCTGCTTCTGCCCTCTTCGGTACACTATACACGACCGGATGTTTGCTTTTGACTTCGTTTTGTTGTTCTCCTCGGCGCTTGAGCTGTGAAGGAGAAGGCAAACAATAAGAGATAAAGGAGGCCGTGCTGGTTTGTTACGCGTAATGCTGACAGGCTTTTGTGTGCTCCAAGATACAAAACCAGGATACTGTTTTGCTAGCACACATACCTCAAGGAGTCTTCCGGATCACTGGAATCAAGTTTCTCAAGCAGTTGATCGTCCGACGCTTCTGTTCCAGTGCCTTCTTCAAGTTCAGCCATTCTTGCAAAAACGAAAGGGATTGATCAACGAACTGTTCACACTTGACAGGATAAcgcacaaaagaaaagaaaaaagtgtACCAAGAGGGATCCTAGTATTACTTGACTCTGAGAAGATCCCCAAGCAATCCTAGTGCTCCATGATCACCGCAGACCTCCCATATGGCACTTCGGATCTCTGCATCAGATGGTTCTGTATCCTCGCTAGATCCAACCTAGTAAAATAGAGTTTAAAGAAGAGACTCATTTATCTCAAAATTACAACGCTTAATATTATTGAAGCCCAGATGCAATGCATCTTAACAAGTTCCTTGACTCGCTCAATTCAGAAAAAATCTGAGTATTGCAAAGAAGCAATATTATAATGCTAAGAACAAAAATATAATTCTAAATGAGTTAGATCAGCAAAGGAGCAAATTGATGTGAAACTAGAGCATTATGGGCTTATTGCTTCATGAGCAGTTGTTTACAAGAAAAGGAGAATACACAGGATTGATTGTGTGTCTTTGCTCACTTTACAGCATGCTCTCTTGTTACCATGTATCTTTTGTTTTGAGAATATCCAGTTTGTAATCTTAGAAGTCAAGTCAGGCTGTTTATACTTCAGAATACAGTGTGTAAAAACACTAACCTCTCCAAGCAAGGAAGCCACCTGTTCAAGCTCATGTTCTTGCATTGCGATTGTTCGAAGAGTACTTAAAAATTCTTGTGGGAAAACATTGTTGTGGAGATATGATGGAACTTTGCGTTGACCACTCCAACTGTAACTAGAAAAATGACTAGCGCTTTTCTTGTTATCGTCTTCGGCAGAACTGGTACTGGTTCCAAAAAATCCACTATCAAGCAAACTTTTAGGTAGAAGACATCTCAATTCAGCCTTCTGCAAACATTAAACACATACAAAGTGAGATCCATGGTGACAAGTGGCAACAGCTTCTCAGAGGACTTGAATTTATTGGATCAGGCATCATAATCTCGAGTTATATTTCATAAGGAAAGAAAATAACTTTAACCATTCTGAAAAGGGTAAATATTGAACACCGCAGGTGGCAAGAGGTGTTTTGGCTCCTAGGTGCATATGAACCTATTATGAAAAATGCATACAACAACAGcaacatcaaagcctttttcccaaacaaattggggtaggctagatatgaaacccaacGAAAACATAAGGAAACCAAAACAAGgagacaaaaaaaaagtaaactaagattcCGGCACATGAATCACTGATTTCCAAGCGGTCCTATCAATAGCTAAAACTTTTGGGACATTCCAATCCCTCAAGTCTCTTTTTACCGCCTACTAGATATGAAACCCAatggaaaaatgcataaaaaacaaaataaaaaatgtaAAAAAAATCTGGCAAAAAAATCACTTGTACATCTGGACATTATATGTTTGTACACAAGTTTTGAGGAAAATGAACATTTTATGTGGCCTGTGTAAAAAAACAAAAGAATATCCTGTGAATAGTCATATTGGTGCATGAAAAATTGTCTTCTTTACACTGGACACGAAAAAAAAAGTTTTTTCTCCAAAAAACTTGTGTGCCAACATAGAATGTCTGGATGTATGTGCGAAAGTTTATTTCTGATTTTTTGGACATTTCGAAATCTGTTTCCAAACAATGGGTTTATATGCACCCGTGCGTGAGCCAAATTGGATTTCTAGCAGGCGGTATAACTAATTGAATGCAATTTTTTCAACTCGATCCCAGAGAAACTTTGTGTTGGGTAAGTTCCTCTAACATAGTAGAAGCCATGCGAGATGAACACTTAATAGTACCTGCATCTCAATTAGCTTCATCTTAACGTCAGCGGATTGGACCTGTCTAAGAGCCTCTATTGGATAGTGAACCTGCAGTTGAAGCAAAAGAAACCAGATAATAAGCAGCTAGGCCTTATATAAGTATGCTATCAGAGGTCTTGAAAAAAGGTTTTGAACCTGCAGTTGAAGCAAAACAAAACCAGATGATAAGCAGCTAGGCCTTATATAAGTATGTTATCAGAGGTCTTGGAAAAAAGTTTTGAATCAATCATTTATCAAACTTAGACAACGATGAAGAAATGGATATACAGTACCATTTATCAAAAATCAACTCCTAAATTCTAAATTCCCAATGGATAACAACTTCCATATTTTCCCTTTTATTTACTGAGCATGTTATTTCTGTTTCAATCGATGTCAATGAGTTCACATTTGGTTGACCACTTGAATGGGATCACATGTTCACGTTTAGCATGTCAGTAATTATATACTGACAAAAAAAGAAATTGCAAAATATATATCCTACAAATATTATTACAAACTTTAAGCACATACATCACTACGAGGGTTACCATAAGATAATCATCTGGATTGTTGTCAACCACAAATCCATATAGATACAGAAGTTCCTGCGGGTAAACATAAAATACAATTCATCAGTAACTCCATTAAAATAACCATACAAAAATCATGAAGATTTTGTTGCTATATTTGATGACTCATGCTACtttaaacaaaaaaaaatagtatATCATGAGATACTGCATTTTCTCAATACAAACATGATAGCACAGTAACTTATTGTGATTCACCGAGGCTGACAAGTATCTTCTCAGTTCTCAGTACTCTGTAAGGCCTAGTGCAAGTATGAAGTATGTAATCTTAATCTAGCATATATGTATCAAATGTAAATCAGTAAAGGCTTTGTGAATCCATGTAGAAAATCATAAATCCAATAGAGAAACAAAATGTCCACAGAGCACATGGAGCAGTGTAGCTCCCACGTTTggagcatctctcttttattaggTAATAATTCTGATGTGTAACTGTGCATGCAGCTTGAAAGAAACTCCGTGTGAGAAGAAGTTCTAGAAAAGATACCATGGTGCTGTAATAGCTAAACTGTGGTAGACAATCTGAAGAAAAAGGGGCAACAAATACGAACACCAGCTAATGTGAAAAAAATGGCAAATAGGACAAGTAAACAATACATAGTATCTAAACCGAAGACAATCGAGCAACTATCATGAACTGAAGGCAATCGAGCAATTATTATGAACCGGAGGATAAGATTTTCTAATGAATATGTAAGTACCTCATTTCCTTTGTTGCCATAATTTATGTAGATCTCTGTCCCAGTCTCAACAGAGCTTTTATCAACTTGTGCTAGAGAAAGAAACAATAAAGGGGAAATTAGACCAGTCACACTGCAAATCTGTATGAATTGGGAAACACAATTTACTGTGAGACTGAAAATTGATCTCTGGGACCATCTGTGAGTCAGTAAGACACAACACCCTGATGCTGCATTAAAACTGACATGACTTTTATTGTGTTACTTACCAGTTTGCCTTAAAAAGAAAGACACGCAATCATACCAGGACTATAATCTTACAACAAATTTA
It includes:
- the LOC127311522 gene encoding dehydration-responsive element-binding protein 1C-like, whose protein sequence is MDQYGVSFYGAGGDDVGQFSGEYATVTSAPPKRPAGRTKFRETRHPVYKGVRRRGPAGRWVCEVREPNKKSRIWLGTFASPEAAARAHDVAALALRGRAACLNFADSADLLTVDPATLRTPEDIRAAAIALAEAACPAAPASSASSMAEASAPAPVMTHQGMGMGMQEAAAAMAQYNDYTMYGNMGDLDQHSYYYEYDGMGGAGAGGEWQSSSHMDGVDDDGSGYGAGEVTLWSY